Proteins from one Impatiens glandulifera chromosome 2, dImpGla2.1, whole genome shotgun sequence genomic window:
- the LOC124928000 gene encoding adenylate kinase isoenzyme 6 homolog: METNSTRRSKPNILITGTPGTGKTTTASALAASTQLRHINIVDLVKEKNLNHGFNDEIDLICNEINHMMELGGNIVDYHVCYFFLEEWFDLVVVLQTEISELYDRLINRDYSDSKLKHDIECEVFEVLLEDAKSSYSEDIVKPMKSNTLDDVNSNVDTLMAWVQGWQPNA, encoded by the coding sequence ATGGAGACGAATTCCACAAGAAGATCCAAACCAAATATTCTAATAACAGGTACTCCAGGAACAGGAAAAACTACAACCGCATCTGCATTAGCAGCTTCAACACAGCTCCGTCACATAAATATCGTCGATCTTGTAAAAGAGAAGAACTTAAACCATGGATTTAACGACGAAATAGACCTAATATGTAATGAGATTAACCATATGATGGAATTGGGTGGAAATATTGTTGATTATCATGTTTGTTATTTCTTCCTAGAGGAATGGTTTGATCTTGTTGTAGTACTTCAAACTGAGATCTCTGAGCTTTATGATCGTTTGATAAATAGAGATTACTCTGATTCAAAGCTTAAACATGATATTGAATGTGAAGTATTTGAAGTTTTGTTGGAGGATGCTAAAAGTAGCTATTCCGAAGATATTGTGAAGCCGATGAAAAGTAATACACTCGATGATGTAAACTCGAATGTCGACACTTTGATGGCGTGGGTACAAGGATGGCAACCAAATGCTTAA